From the Hoplias malabaricus isolate fHopMal1 chromosome 6, fHopMal1.hap1, whole genome shotgun sequence genome, the window AGACATAGATCATCAACACCAGTTagattatatataacatatagaTTAGTCTACTACAGAATGTcagcaacaaaaatatttagtctttaattaaaaatatactgactttaaatgataaagagaaaaaaatagtgTCACCATACACAGGTTAAAACAGTAAcagacaaaggaaaaaaaagctttataAAGAGGACTCCTGGAGTTAGTGtttcaaaaagaaataaactgatTATCTATAATACTGAGCAAAGACAGAATTAGATTTTATCCATGAGGGGGATTATAAAAAAAGATGAAACATCTTGCTTATTATTGGAGttaaataaattgtaaaaaGGAAAGTGGGACTTGTAAAAACAATGTTAGAATATTAGAAAGCTCCAAAAAAGTAAGTACAATGGTCTGGCTACCCCAGCTCACATATAGCACTGTGCAGAAGTTAGGAACCttagataattatatatatttaaactaatgccttctcaataagcgtggtgcttgtataaaaattatatatatataaatcacagtaaatacaaaacatgatgtaaaaaataaatataagattttttttcccataaagtagtaggtgtgagtgagtttgaagaacaatgttttgctcAGATTCttcttgattgcatgaatttgttaaatcaacagcacacatttaaaatcattattcattaaccagtaaaactagatattggatgataacctcaaataatacggactgctacaaagaaaaagttaaaccaacacattctcacacacaatatcacactcactggaataatgttatttggtttcaTTCTAATGTTGagcattatttgtttgtttgtttttagtaaataaacacttactgctcagataaatagctttttaaagctTACTCTccggtgcctaaaacttttgcacagtactgtatatcaaCATTATTTAATGTGTAATGTGTCTCAGAATTGTGCATAGTGACAGCActtgaaatataataatatgaaaTGTTGTCATTAGTGTTGGGAGGTATAATGGTAATAACGTTTACcgctatatttaaaaatgtgaaggGCATCTCAAAATGAAGGCTCTATTTATGTGTTTTTGGTGGGTAAACAAGGCCAAAAAGTTCATTCATGTGCATTAAAGAGTCATAGggagtgtgttttgagcctcagttcactggaaaatcatctgctgtgctaaaccacaagtggtTGTTAACTGGCCTtctatgcttctaaacagtgtagaacccaACTTGTTTTGCATATTTTTGAAACTTCCTCTAGCGGCTGAAATTTGTTCTTTTGTCATCAACACATTTCTCGGTGTGCATTGCCGGGCTGTGCTAAGCTGAAGCTGCATAGCATACGAAAACCCTTCACGCATGAGGCTCAACCTCACTTCTGTATATCGTGTTAATATTTTAAGATGGTATGAAAAAATGCAGATACCGCCCATCCCTGAATCTTCTATCAATTGAGGTAAGCTGTTTAAAGGGAAAGGTATTTTGAACAACCTGAAGAGACTTACCTGAGGGCAGGAGCTGTGCATGAGGCCTGGGTAGGTGCGGAAGGTGACTTTCTGTGGGTTCACTATGGTCTTAAGCTTTTCAGCTGTCATGGCCCCAAACTGTACTGGAATCATAGGGTCCATCTCTCCATGACACTGCAGAATGTTAATATCCTTGTTTGCACTGCTATTTGCAGCCTGGTGGAGCAGCAGGATAACAGATCACTTGGTCATATACAAAGGTACATTTACTCAAGTGAAAATTAGACTTAACAATATCACAAATATCAGGTCAAACATATGATATCTGCTTAGTCCTCAAACAAGATTTTGCATAGGTAATTTTGACTACCCATTAAATTAAGAATTAGGCAACTGGCAGCAAAGCTCTCATCAGTTTCTGTCCACTCATTTTTAATCTCATCAGATTCATCATGATTAACAGGTTAAgagaaacacacaaagacacagacacaagtACACAGAGACACCCAAATACCACACCTGTGGGAAGGTCTTGTGAAGGGGTAACCAACAGCTTAAAGCGACAACACCTGCTAGCTGCTGCTGACTGGTAAGAGCAGTGTAGAGGGAAAGAGCTCCACCCTggaaattaaacacaaaaaacaaatgtctgTTATATAATAATGAGAAAAGCATACGCAATATGGTCTTGCGATGTAGGTAAATGTCCACACTAGACTGAAAGTcacaatgtacatttttaatatttaatggcAGACAAATACTTAATGGGTATCAACAGCTCACCTGAGAAAATCCACCAAGGAGGACGCGATTAGCTGGTATCCCATTTTTCGTCTCATGGTCAATAATGGCCTtgactgcagaaaatgcaaaaTATGAGTGCTCTGACAAAATTCTGCTTATATCCATAATCCAATATGCTTAATTCCATAATGATATTTTATAAGAAGCTAATTCAGATAGTGTATTTTTACTTAATGCAAATATTGAGTCgttaaaaataaggaaatatatatatatattcccatGTCTCATATATCCCTTATAATTTGAGAATTCAACTACATTTATAGTGTAATCAAACATTCAGGTGTTCACCATAGCTTGTATAATATGTTTATACAAATTAAATGCTCTAAGCAGCTCTATACATAAACTT encodes:
- the lypla2 gene encoding acyl-protein thioesterase 2; protein product: MCGNNMSVPLLAEAVTVSGTEKETAAVIFLHGLGDTGHGWADAMTSIRLPYVKYICPHAPRIPVTLNMKMTMPSWFDLMGLSPDSPEDEAGIKRAAENVKAIIDHETKNGIPANRVLLGGFSQGGALSLYTALTSQQQLAGVVALSCWLPLHKTFPQAANSSANKDINILQCHGEMDPMIPVQFGAMTAEKLKTIVNPQKVTFRTYPGLMHSSCPQEMSAVKEFIEKQLPRI